Part of the Labrus bergylta chromosome 19, fLabBer1.1, whole genome shotgun sequence genome, GTAACATAAAACCTTTATTAGAACATCAAATTATATTTACAGGCCCAGTATACAAAAAGCAGGTTCAGAGCAgaagtgtggaaaaaaacacaacgatcAAAAAGTCTTCAAGACAAAAGGTGGCCAACAGTTGACAGACCAAAAAGCAATTTAGAATACacaacattttgactttttattaatATGGGCATTGGTGGCTTCTATTTAAGAGTTTGGTTTAACTAAACTCCCTTCACATCAAACTGTAATGATGCTGGAAGAAGAATACATGAAAACACCATCACCTGCTCTCTTTACAATCCATCCAGCTCATATGTACAAAATAACTCTCCTTGACTGCTGCACACATTGCGAGTGTTGAAACATCTCCAAGAGAATAACTAAGTTCACTAAAACTAAAAGGCAAGCCAGAGGAGAAAATTCCATCCTGAGGAAAGGGGCGAAGTTGGTCCAAGGAACTGCAGAGACCAGAGGAAGAACTACTGAGCTTCATCCTCCGGACAGGCGTGCCACGTCAGTCTCTCCTCATAGAAAGAAATTACCACCTGAGGGCAACGAGTGTTGGCCTCACGCGCCGGGACCAAGTCTGCTTCGTCTGAGTCTTTCCtaaagacagaggagagacgTTATGAGGAAAGAAATCCCTGATGCAAATCCCTCACCTATCGCTTCAGGTTCACCGCTTATCTGGGTGAACATTCTGTCACAACAGCCTCTAAATTTACATTTCACATCTTTTTGAGGGAGATAATAATAGAATGATAACAAAAGATCATTGTCTTCTGTACTCACCATTTCATCAAGAACATCAACTCCCCACTACTGTCAGTCGCGCCAATGATGCGTTCTGGTTCGAGGTTCCTTGCAAAGCCACGTGGTTTCTCCGGCTGTACACAAtgacaacagatttttttttttttttaaacactttgagTCTGACAGACTAGGATAAGTTTAGTTTCCTTGACATTTATTGATACTATATGTTTTAACTAACAATGGTGCTCTAACAATTTGAGGTGTAAATTTGgacttgtatagcacttttctcgTCTTCGGaccactaaaaaaaaatgtttcgtTCAAAAGGGCTTTACcattcagtgacatcacacgCTGACATAGCAGCCGGAGCAATTTGGATTtcatcttgcccaaggacactttgcaGGAGCTGGAAACCTAACACCAAAACCTTTCAGTTAAAAGACAACAGGTGCTACCACTAAAGCCCCATTTCCACCGAGCTGTCCGGTATGgatcagtacagtttggtacggtaAATCCTGATCCTgtttgcgtttccacagccaaccgtagtTACCGTACTCTTTTTGGTAGGCGGCATGTAAGCCGGATGCCGTAATagcgtgacatcatagcagtGCGACACAGTACACCCCCCGCTAATAAATTTGACAGAGAAGAACACagcacagtaaacaaagagcaacaatggaggacatcCAGCAATATGTGGTCTCTCTCATTGGCTTATGATTCTTTGTTACAAAACGCAATGAAGCTTTGTTTCAGACGAGGCTGTGTGCTGCGAGGAAAAATACATCGGTCCTCTATTACCGCTGTCGCACAGGAAGTGGcgattctttcgaccaatcaacggactgcagtgtTTAGCGCCACCTTTTCGGGTCGGATTGGTAGACTtagcaccccaacagaagggtagcaaaaaGTAGCACGGTACGGGACGGTAATTTGGGGACCTTTCTCGACTTTTGATAGTGGAAACGCCACAAAATGTGTGCCGTACAGTGACGAACCGAAATgaactgcttggtggaaacggggcttaagCCACCGCACCTAAAAAAAATGGTGTGGTCAGAAGTATGGGAAATTGTTATCTTGATTTTATATAGTGCCTACACAAAATTATTTATAACAAAAATTATTATCTATTACCTAAAATGATTGtgtaacagaaatcaagtatatcctctgaaattaactctgagtaatgactgtctacaatgagtgtaacacccgagtcccactgtctgtgatgttttcagagtcctatcttcagtttgtttacatcgccgtgATGGCGgatgactcctcccctcacgtataaaagttgtttaattgagggactagagaaaagaagaataacatactgtactcactgcttaactgtgtttctagatcacgctcatttcaggtaaatttacatgcagtgtaaagatacaagcataataaagatcgctagcattagcatgctaacacaactggataaaaaaaaaaaaacgcataaaaagcctttaactgATTTTAAGGCATGTACAGCTATTTAACCCATGGTGGTTTTTACTGAATGCATTTATTGGTTTAATTACCAAGGCTTTTATTGGGACTATTCAATTGGCTGTTTTGTGGCCAAATGAGGCCCTGAAGGATTTAGGAGAGTAgaactgaataaaaaaagttaactgcaacattgtgtttttttgacacAAGGAAATGCAAACATCTGACCCCTCTACACTTCAAATTGTGCCAACATTTGCTTCATAATGCATTTTCGTGCCTACACATGAGAAACTATGTGAAGGAGTCTCACTTCTTAGTTCAAGTAGTATAGCCCCTGAGGTTAGATAAGCATGCCAAGCAACAAATATACTCACCACATCCTTCTTCTTGGCTTCTGTTTCAGGCTCATCTGTTGACGCCTTCCTCTTTACGGGTGCAGGCTTCTCCTTAACGTTCTTCTGTGCCTCCAAAAAGCCTGATATCAGCTCCGGACAGTCCAGGTTCTCCTCTGGCTCCCAGGTATTGTCTGCACTACAGAAGCAGGAGAAGGGGGTGAGCATTTGCACATCAAAGCCTCCTTTGCCACCAGTTTCCATTCAAACAGATGAAAACAATGAcgttaagtttttttttgtgtgtttttttttttacttcaaataGCAGCATAACCATGCAAATGAATTGACTATGAACAAAAGCATAGCACAACCCCATACCAGGGAAGCACTTCCAGCTCAGCGGGGGGGTCAGGTGTCCAGGGTAACTCACTCTGTAAATCCTTTCCACTTCAGGAAGAACTCTACTTTGCCATTG contains:
- the cbx3a gene encoding chromobox protein homolog 3a isoform X1, with translation MHNMGKKQNTKGKKDAQETQEEPEEFVVEKVLDQRIVNGKVEFFLKWKGFTDADNTWEPEENLDCPELISGFLEAQKNVKEKPAPVKRKASTDEPETEAKKKDVPEKPRGFARNLEPERIIGATDSSGELMFLMKWKDSDEADLVPAREANTRCPQVVISFYEERLTWHACPEDEAQ
- the cbx3a gene encoding chromobox protein homolog 3a isoform X2; the encoded protein is MGKKQNTKGKKDAQETQEEPEEFVVEKVLDQRIVNGKVEFFLKWKGFTDADNTWEPEENLDCPELISGFLEAQKNVKEKPAPVKRKASTDEPETEAKKKDVPEKPRGFARNLEPERIIGATDSSGELMFLMKWKDSDEADLVPAREANTRCPQVVISFYEERLTWHACPEDEAQ